A genomic segment from Methanoplanus limicola DSM 2279 encodes:
- a CDS encoding type II toxin-antitoxin system VapC family toxin — protein sequence MFNTSIITNIEFLGWSGHTETGYRKAVEFMSYSRIFSLNKEISEITIDLRRKYKIKLPDAVIAATAINYDLNLITRNEGDFNNIHGLEIYNPFI from the coding sequence TTGTTTAATACTTCAATAATCACAAATATTGAGTTTCTGGGGTGGTCCGGCCATACAGAAACAGGTTACAGGAAAGCTGTTGAATTCATGAGTTATTCCAGAATATTTTCCTTAAATAAAGAAATTTCTGAGATTACAATTGACTTAAGAAGAAAATACAAAATTAAACTGCCTGATGCCGTTATTGCAGCAACAGCTATAAATTATGACTTAAATCTCATCACCAGAAATGAAGGTGATTTTAATAATATTCATGGACTTGAAATTTATAATCCATTTATATGA
- a CDS encoding EFR1 family ferrodoxin (N-terminal region resembles flavodoxins. C-terminal ferrodoxin region binds two 4Fe-4S clusters.), with amino-acid sequence MKTTVYYFTGTGNSLWVSKGLAERLSEKTGMSTDFCRGETELIPIAKVMRNKNPVKCPKGAVGIVCPVYQCGIPLIVSEFIEKADFKLPDYIFIILTYGSHTASAEDIAYDQMKESGRAPDYVNKIKMADNYLPLFTPPSGEKLDSLMKSAEAELEAVAADIAARKKKIPKSGIFADLITKFMYGDLRRKGHAKDKKFHADDSCNGCGTCEKVCPVGNITIENQRPAWHHNCEFCFACLHLCPKKAIQYKNSTKKKPRYKNPEIKISELMRR; translated from the coding sequence ATGAAAACAACGGTATATTACTTCACAGGAACCGGAAACAGCCTGTGGGTTTCAAAGGGCCTTGCAGAGAGGCTCTCGGAGAAGACAGGTATGAGCACTGATTTCTGCCGGGGCGAAACAGAGTTAATCCCAATAGCAAAAGTGATGAGAAACAAAAATCCGGTGAAATGCCCAAAAGGTGCTGTGGGCATAGTCTGCCCGGTGTACCAGTGTGGAATTCCTCTCATAGTATCTGAATTCATAGAGAAAGCCGACTTTAAACTTCCGGATTATATCTTCATAATCCTGACATATGGGTCACATACTGCATCTGCTGAAGATATTGCATATGATCAGATGAAAGAGTCCGGAAGGGCACCGGATTATGTAAATAAGATTAAGATGGCAGATAATTACCTGCCGTTATTTACACCGCCTTCCGGCGAGAAACTTGATTCGCTCATGAAATCCGCTGAAGCTGAACTTGAAGCGGTTGCCGCAGATATTGCCGCAAGGAAGAAGAAAATCCCGAAGTCCGGAATTTTTGCAGACCTGATTACAAAATTCATGTACGGCGATCTCAGAAGAAAAGGGCATGCTAAGGACAAAAAATTTCATGCAGATGATTCATGCAATGGCTGCGGGACATGCGAAAAGGTCTGTCCGGTCGGAAATATCACAATAGAGAACCAAAGACCAGCCTGGCACCATAACTGTGAGTTCTGCTTTGCCTGCCTGCACCTCTGCCCGAAGAAGGCCATACAATACAAAAATTCCACAAAGAAGAAGCCAAGATACAAAAATCCGGAGATAAAAATCAGCGAATTGATGAGACGTTGA
- a CDS encoding DUF3427 domain-containing protein produces MQLSNGIYEQVINEYISGKLKLLDESWKPEKDKIDIEDSKAILANYLSLIIRRALGHIKEKNRSIEDQIAACNHIIHYLSEISGEGSINECHIGEEAEILLSLYDKVNFPEITSRSIIRPETSIAQSSLFTGAAIEPSMAGELKKEILSSDRIEILVSFIKWGGIRIIADELQEFSNSGKKIRIITTSYMGATDYKAVEFLEGLANCEVKISYDTKRTRLHAKSYTFYRDNGFSTSYIGSSNLSNPAITSGLEWNVKITEKDNFDLLEKVKATFETYWNDSEFITFRPEDSVILKEALKLEKGEIPGDKTLCAFEIKPYYYQKEILEKLKSEREIHKSFKNLIVAATGTGKTVISAFDYKDFYKSKFNTGNYPKLLFVAHREEILKQSLYTFRGILRDQNFGNLLVGSHEPDSLDHLFISVQSFNSRNLWEYTKPDYYDMIIVDEFHHAAAPSYNKLLSYYNPKILVGLTATPERMDNLDILEYFDGKIAAEIRLAEAIDRKLLSPFHYFGVTDIVDPDSVKWSRGGYDRNELSKVYTGNTERAYHIADSIQKYVTEISGVAGLGFCVSIEHAIFMAETFNKLGIRSAALHSKSSREERDLIQGKLTKREINFIFVIDLYNEGVDIPEIDTVLFLRPTESITVFLQQLGRGLRLHEDKECLTVLDFVGRQNEHYRFGDKLSSILEVSACSVMNQIKTGNFMLPRGCHIHLEKVAMDKILENIRANLNNKRNLTNLIRNFESDSGLTLNLKNFLDYHAINPADLYSAATFTELCKNAGFLTHCAITKDDEFTVHNKLLKDAVYRLITVNSVSLIGEIIRLLKNPDELPEFTRSSYGRKVISVLYYSAYNAPVLDEPDSERIFSGIFDNEWIRDEIISALEYVTGKINFIEKPLDLGFNTPLKLHCTYSRDQIFAGLGYYTPNEKPPRGSREGVVHFREKNLDVFFITLNKTEKYFSPSTMYEDYAVNERLFHWQSQSTTSENSKTGKRYMNQKENSGKVLLFARESKKIQGRTRPYLCLGTAEYVSHTGSRPMNIIWRLDEEMPAGFLKVAMKMT; encoded by the coding sequence ATGCAGCTCTCAAATGGAATCTATGAACAAGTAATTAATGAGTATATCTCCGGCAAACTAAAATTACTTGATGAATCATGGAAGCCAGAGAAAGATAAGATTGACATCGAAGATTCAAAGGCAATTCTTGCGAATTATCTATCATTAATAATCAGAAGAGCACTTGGCCATATTAAAGAAAAAAACCGGAGTATTGAAGATCAGATCGCCGCATGCAACCACATAATACATTACCTCTCCGAAATTTCCGGTGAGGGATCTATAAATGAATGCCATATTGGAGAAGAAGCTGAGATACTCCTCTCCTTATATGACAAAGTAAATTTTCCGGAGATTACATCCAGATCAATTATCCGGCCGGAGACCTCAATTGCCCAGAGCAGCCTTTTTACAGGTGCTGCGATAGAGCCGAGTATGGCAGGAGAACTAAAAAAAGAGATCCTCTCATCTGACAGAATTGAGATTCTGGTCTCTTTTATTAAATGGGGTGGCATCCGTATAATTGCAGATGAATTGCAGGAATTTTCAAATTCCGGCAAAAAAATCCGGATAATTACCACTTCGTACATGGGTGCAACAGATTACAAGGCGGTTGAATTTTTAGAAGGTCTTGCAAACTGTGAGGTCAAAATCTCATATGATACAAAAAGAACAAGACTGCATGCAAAATCATATACTTTTTACAGGGACAATGGTTTTTCAACAAGCTATATCGGTTCATCCAATCTCTCAAACCCGGCAATTACAAGCGGACTTGAATGGAATGTGAAGATTACAGAGAAAGATAATTTTGACCTTTTAGAGAAAGTTAAGGCAACTTTTGAGACATATTGGAATGACTCTGAGTTTATAACTTTCAGGCCGGAAGATTCTGTCATCTTAAAAGAAGCCCTAAAACTTGAGAAGGGTGAAATTCCGGGTGACAAAACTCTCTGTGCCTTTGAGATTAAACCTTATTATTACCAGAAGGAGATCTTAGAGAAGCTTAAATCCGAAAGAGAAATTCACAAAAGTTTCAAAAACCTCATCGTTGCAGCAACAGGTACAGGAAAGACGGTCATATCTGCTTTTGACTATAAGGATTTTTATAAATCGAAGTTCAACACCGGGAATTACCCCAAACTCTTATTTGTTGCACACAGAGAAGAGATACTTAAACAGAGCCTTTACACATTCAGGGGGATTTTAAGGGATCAGAATTTCGGAAATCTTCTTGTAGGCAGCCATGAGCCGGACTCACTGGATCATCTGTTCATTTCTGTTCAGAGTTTTAACAGCCGGAATTTATGGGAATATACGAAGCCGGATTATTATGATATGATCATTGTTGATGAGTTTCATCATGCCGCTGCACCGTCATACAATAAACTGCTCTCATACTATAATCCTAAAATTCTGGTAGGCCTTACGGCAACTCCTGAGAGAATGGATAACTTAGATATTCTGGAGTATTTTGACGGGAAGATTGCTGCCGAAATAAGACTTGCTGAAGCAATCGACAGAAAATTACTCTCTCCCTTCCACTATTTCGGAGTGACAGATATTGTCGATCCCGATTCTGTTAAATGGAGTCGTGGAGGTTATGACAGAAATGAGCTCTCAAAGGTTTATACAGGAAATACAGAGAGGGCGTATCATATTGCAGATTCTATTCAAAAATATGTTACCGAGATTTCCGGTGTTGCCGGACTTGGATTTTGTGTGAGTATTGAGCATGCAATATTCATGGCTGAGACATTTAATAAGCTGGGGATTAGATCAGCAGCCCTTCATTCAAAGAGCAGCAGGGAAGAGAGAGATTTAATTCAGGGAAAGCTTACAAAAAGAGAGATAAACTTCATCTTTGTCATTGATCTCTATAATGAGGGTGTTGATATCCCTGAAATTGATACCGTCCTCTTTTTACGGCCGACTGAGAGTATTACAGTATTTCTTCAGCAGCTTGGAAGGGGGCTCAGGCTGCATGAGGATAAGGAGTGTTTAACAGTGCTTGATTTTGTTGGCCGGCAGAATGAGCACTATCGGTTTGGGGATAAACTTTCATCAATTCTTGAAGTGTCAGCTTGTTCTGTAATGAATCAAATCAAGACCGGAAATTTCATGCTTCCGAGAGGTTGCCATATACATCTTGAAAAAGTTGCAATGGATAAGATACTTGAAAATATAAGAGCCAATCTCAATAATAAGAGAAATCTGACAAACCTTATTAGAAATTTTGAATCTGATTCAGGACTGACGCTTAATCTTAAAAATTTCCTTGATTATCATGCCATAAATCCGGCGGATCTCTATTCAGCCGCCACTTTTACTGAACTATGCAAAAATGCCGGATTTTTAACCCATTGTGCCATTACTAAAGATGACGAATTTACAGTGCATAATAAACTCCTGAAAGATGCTGTTTACAGGTTGATAACCGTTAATTCAGTCAGTTTAATTGGAGAGATCATCAGGCTTCTCAAAAATCCGGATGAGCTGCCTGAATTTACCAGGTCCTCCTATGGCAGGAAAGTCATCTCAGTTCTTTATTATTCGGCATATAATGCTCCGGTCTTGGATGAACCTGATTCTGAGAGAATCTTTTCCGGAATTTTTGATAATGAATGGATTAGAGATGAAATTATCAGTGCCCTTGAATATGTTACAGGAAAGATAAATTTCATAGAAAAACCGCTTGATTTGGGATTTAATACCCCACTTAAGCTTCACTGCACATATTCAAGGGATCAGATTTTCGCCGGACTTGGATATTATACTCCAAATGAAAAACCACCCAGAGGATCACGTGAGGGCGTTGTGCATTTCAGGGAGAAAAATCTGGATGTATTCTTTATAACTCTCAATAAGACTGAGAAATATTTCTCTCCATCGACCATGTATGAAGATTATGCTGTTAATGAGAGGCTCTTTCACTGGCAGTCCCAGAGCACGACTTCAGAGAATTCCAAAACCGGAAAGAGATACATGAACCAAAAAGAAAATTCCGGCAAGGTCCTCCTTTTCGCAAGGGAGTCCAAAAAAATTCAGGGCAGAACAAGACCATACCTATGCCTTGGAACGGCAGAATATGTAAGTCACACCGGCAGCCGGCCAATGAATATAATCTGGAGACTTGATGAGGAGATGCCGGCAGGATTTTTAAAGGTTGCCATGAAGATGACGTGA
- a CDS encoding WYL domain-containing protein, which produces MHSKICDAIKTKNQIKIIYDGQTRIINPHLIGIHHKSGKKTLRAYQVGGHSNSGKIPDWRMYSIDKISSVSHLDNSFEINQGYNPNDSHMSSIICRV; this is translated from the coding sequence ATGCATTCAAAAATATGTGACGCAATAAAAACCAAAAATCAGATAAAAATTATTTATGATGGACAAACAAGGATTATTAATCCACATTTAATTGGAATACATCATAAATCTGGAAAAAAGACATTAAGAGCATATCAAGTTGGTGGACACAGCAATTCAGGAAAAATACCAGACTGGAGAATGTATTCTATTGACAAAATCAGCAGTGTTTCTCATTTAGATAATTCTTTTGAAATTAATCAAGGTTATAATCCAAATGACAGTCATATGTCATCAATCATATGTAGAGTATAG
- a CDS encoding AAA family ATPase: MKIKSISVCNYKCHRIIENLPFHEFTTLIGENDSGKTAIIDFLEIMLTNAIPKFEDYYRYLALDPQSGHDHEVTAEDISGEVIFIVDEDEIMDIPDYLDENGCFRLKKEFTSEDNHTYLYTQRYSDERFYNYKKMNANDLGVFVEELRLSPKEGTKFNNQDERKTAVKDYIQIKSQEIPSSLDWHEINFKDIQNFLPKLIRYNVDDYNNPENLIFKVLKESFEDELYCKDQNGIKKLRDQKIQDAMDRAKERLNEESGQFLKHLQKFNRRIDSISIEPEIDLTSGLKQTPVKIKEKYEPYQYLNNKGYGTKRRMYLAIFEWNKEVLSGIDQDYAIRCYDEPDNNLHIEAQRSLFRTLRSVVDDSKGKNQVILCTHSLFMIDSVSSSSINLLRNCHGSTEIDYLKSDDDPTIQEFISLMCREMGLSNSHLFFEKCFIIIEGPTESNFIPQAYRKLYNSSMAEDGITLIELGGNGAALNFLKLLMKNKSDLIILFLDNDTKRIRREKLLTDDMISSSGMTESDYRMSVDNFFKERLIYIGEKEFEDTFSNEVILSVLNRYRPKKDEKLWIDEDIRKMREKNKFSDEIISCVAKECKPNYLNKPELGTFLASLIEKEDIPQTVKDLFSKARDISGVEFL; the protein is encoded by the coding sequence ATGAAGATCAAATCAATTTCCGTTTGCAATTATAAATGTCATCGCATAATAGAAAATCTACCATTTCATGAATTTACAACATTAATAGGTGAGAATGATTCAGGAAAAACTGCAATCATTGATTTCCTGGAAATAATGCTTACAAACGCAATTCCAAAATTTGAGGACTATTATAGATATCTTGCTCTAGATCCACAAAGTGGACATGATCATGAAGTTACAGCGGAAGACATTTCAGGTGAGGTCATCTTCATCGTTGATGAAGATGAAATTATGGACATTCCAGATTATCTAGATGAAAACGGCTGTTTCAGGCTGAAAAAAGAATTTACTTCTGAAGATAATCATACATATCTATACACTCAGAGATATTCAGATGAACGGTTTTACAATTACAAAAAGATGAATGCCAATGATCTTGGGGTTTTTGTTGAAGAGTTAAGATTATCTCCAAAAGAAGGAACCAAGTTTAACAATCAGGATGAGAGAAAAACCGCAGTAAAAGATTACATTCAAATCAAGTCCCAAGAAATTCCTTCTAGCTTGGATTGGCATGAAATAAATTTCAAGGATATTCAAAATTTCCTTCCAAAGCTTATTCGCTATAATGTAGATGATTACAACAATCCCGAAAATCTTATCTTCAAAGTGCTGAAAGAATCCTTTGAGGATGAACTTTATTGTAAAGACCAAAATGGAATTAAAAAGCTGAGAGATCAAAAAATTCAGGATGCAATGGATCGTGCAAAAGAGAGGTTAAACGAAGAGTCCGGGCAATTCCTAAAACATCTCCAGAAATTTAATCGGAGGATCGATTCAATCAGCATTGAGCCTGAGATTGATCTTACTTCCGGTCTGAAACAGACTCCTGTAAAAATCAAAGAAAAATACGAACCTTATCAATATCTGAATAACAAAGGTTACGGAACTAAAAGAAGGATGTATCTTGCAATATTTGAATGGAATAAGGAAGTTCTCTCAGGGATTGATCAGGATTATGCAATACGGTGTTATGATGAACCCGACAATAATCTACATATTGAAGCTCAGAGAAGCTTATTCAGGACCCTTAGATCAGTAGTTGATGATTCCAAAGGGAAAAATCAGGTAATCCTATGTACCCATTCACTCTTTATGATAGATTCTGTATCCTCTTCCTCAATAAACCTACTGAGGAATTGCCATGGAAGTACTGAAATAGATTATTTAAAATCAGATGATGACCCTACAATTCAGGAGTTTATTTCTCTGATGTGTAGGGAAATGGGACTTTCAAATAGCCATCTCTTCTTTGAGAAGTGCTTCATTATTATTGAAGGACCTACTGAATCAAATTTTATTCCTCAGGCATACAGAAAACTATATAATTCTTCTATGGCAGAAGATGGAATTACACTTATTGAACTTGGTGGAAACGGAGCCGCTCTGAATTTCTTAAAACTTCTAATGAAAAATAAGAGTGACCTAATAATCCTATTCCTTGACAACGATACTAAAAGAATCAGAAGGGAGAAATTGCTCACTGATGATATGATTTCTTCTTCAGGAATGACAGAAAGCGATTACAGGATGTCTGTCGATAATTTTTTTAAGGAGAGGTTAATTTATATTGGAGAGAAGGAATTTGAGGATACATTTTCCAATGAAGTAATATTAAGCGTTTTAAACAGATATAGGCCAAAAAAGGATGAAAAATTGTGGATTGATGAAGATATACGGAAGATGCGAGAGAAGAACAAATTTTCAGATGAAATAATTTCATGTGTAGCAAAAGAATGTAAACCAAACTATCTTAATAAACCTGAACTTGGAACTTTTCTTGCTTCTTTAATTGAAAAGGAAGATATTCCACAGACTGTAAAAGATCTTTTTAGTAAAGCCAGAGATATTTCAGGTGTAGAATTTTTGTAG
- a CDS encoding nucleotidyltransferase family protein gives MNTSYNSKSTEKTGSLDNLKTSENNGNNDNPLNATTIPHTMSSALSHITSPINLLIKYEAEIFQKFGVLRIGIFGSCARGTDTPKSDVDVFVEFREGEKTFDNYMELKFYPESIFERSVDLVTYDGLNPHIRDDVMSEVVYVA, from the coding sequence ATGAATACATCATATAATTCAAAATCAACAGAAAAAACTGGCTCATTAGATAACCTGAAAACATCAGAGAATAATGGTAATAATGATAACCCACTGAATGCTACAACTATACCACACACCATGTCATCTGCACTGTCACACATAACATCACCAATTAACCTCCTGATAAAATATGAGGCTGAAATATTTCAAAAATTCGGGGTATTAAGGATTGGCATATTCGGCTCATGTGCCAGGGGAACAGATACCCCAAAGAGTGATGTTGATGTATTTGTTGAATTCAGGGAAGGAGAAAAGACTTTTGACAATTATATGGAACTTAAATTCTATCCTGAATCCATCTTTGAGAGAAGTGTTGACCTTGTCACATATGACGGTTTAAACCCACATATCCGTGACGATGTGATGAGTGAGGTCGTCTATGTCGCGTGA
- a CDS encoding ATP-binding protein — translation MQELTKLEILEILNDWNYWNRDFEEYIPRQEYLDRIKLFRKSGEIIVLTGIRRSGKSTLLKLEMQSLAEEKSKKELLYIYFEDPRLSDNLNTKTLDLILEVYRENINPKGEIFLFLDEIQNVSGWEKWVRTAYELKKAKIYVTGSSSKLLSGEIATSIGGRYLNIDVYPLTFREYLIFKGIKCTDLMEYTARKTDINRFFTEYLRYGGFPRIATVEEDLKKEELISYFNTILLKDIMARYGLKNYDKLKTLAEYILSNDTKQNSISSIGKALKYGYNTTGDYIDYLKQVYMLFEIRNYNYSLKKQIASDTKYYTTDTGFVNTLSFSFSGNMGRLFENIVFNELKRRGGEIFFLNANGHECDFIVKSGDKITECFQVCYKLNEYNKKRETEGLLMACRKFGLKTGFIITESYSEAFYEDEIKIELIPITAFLLKIPVS, via the coding sequence ATGCAGGAACTCACAAAACTTGAGATCCTGGAGATCCTGAATGACTGGAATTACTGGAACAGGGACTTTGAAGAATACATCCCAAGACAGGAATACCTTGACAGGATAAAACTCTTCAGGAAATCAGGAGAAATAATTGTCCTGACCGGGATTCGGAGGAGTGGAAAATCAACTCTCCTAAAACTTGAAATGCAGTCTTTAGCAGAGGAAAAAAGCAAAAAAGAACTGCTCTATATCTATTTCGAAGACCCAAGACTATCAGACAACCTGAACACAAAAACACTTGACCTAATCCTTGAAGTGTACAGAGAGAACATAAACCCAAAAGGTGAAATCTTCCTCTTCCTCGATGAAATCCAGAACGTTTCCGGATGGGAAAAATGGGTCAGAACTGCCTATGAATTAAAAAAAGCAAAAATCTACGTAACCGGGTCATCATCAAAACTTCTCTCAGGAGAAATTGCAACGTCAATTGGTGGCAGGTACCTGAACATTGACGTCTATCCCTTAACCTTCCGGGAATACCTCATCTTTAAGGGAATAAAATGCACAGACCTCATGGAATACACTGCGAGAAAAACTGATATAAACCGCTTCTTCACTGAATATCTTAGATACGGAGGATTCCCAAGGATTGCAACCGTAGAAGAAGACTTAAAAAAAGAGGAACTGATCTCATATTTCAATACAATACTGTTAAAAGACATAATGGCCCGATACGGGCTTAAAAACTACGACAAACTAAAAACACTTGCCGAATACATACTCTCAAACGACACAAAACAAAACAGCATAAGCAGCATAGGAAAAGCACTAAAATACGGGTATAACACAACCGGAGATTACATTGACTACCTAAAACAGGTCTATATGCTATTTGAAATCAGAAATTACAATTACTCCCTTAAAAAACAGATAGCATCTGATACCAAATACTATACAACAGATACGGGTTTTGTAAACACTCTTTCGTTCTCATTCTCAGGAAATATGGGCAGACTGTTTGAAAATATCGTCTTCAACGAACTAAAGCGAAGAGGTGGGGAGATATTTTTCCTGAACGCGAATGGCCATGAATGTGACTTCATTGTTAAATCCGGTGATAAAATAACAGAATGCTTTCAGGTCTGCTACAAACTTAACGAATATAACAAAAAAAGAGAGACTGAAGGACTCCTCATGGCCTGCAGGAAATTCGGGCTGAAAACGGGCTTTATCATAACCGAGAGCTATTCCGAAGCATTTTATGAAGATGAAATAAAGATAGAACTAATCCCTATAACAGCGTTTCTGTTAAAAATCCCGGTTAGCTGA
- a CDS encoding winged helix-turn-helix domain-containing protein — MNRPFEGIFGNTCELRILEFLLPLREIKFNVTELAEEAKISRVTAGRVIKKFAEWNILNVHDRGVTEYSINPDSPIVKSVDALNNAIIGEMLGEEKLNEISEYISERQNVQNSKSTAFSSGINGSSNTDNSDSNSGYNTGGDDGNNPVPGYCGEEHKYVCHGHKGER, encoded by the coding sequence ATGAATCGTCCTTTTGAAGGAATATTTGGCAATACCTGTGAGCTGAGAATACTTGAATTTCTCCTGCCGCTTAGGGAGATTAAATTCAATGTTACAGAACTGGCTGAAGAGGCTAAAATTTCACGGGTTACTGCCGGCAGGGTTATAAAAAAATTTGCTGAATGGAATATACTTAATGTTCATGATCGTGGTGTTACTGAATATTCGATAAATCCGGATTCTCCAATTGTAAAGAGTGTAGACGCACTAAACAATGCAATTATTGGAGAGATGCTTGGCGAAGAGAAATTAAATGAAATTTCAGAGTACATCTCTGAAAGGCAAAATGTTCAGAATTCAAAGAGCACGGCATTCTCATCCGGAATAAATGGTAGCAGCAATACTGACAATAGTGACAGCAATAGCGGTTACAATACCGGTGGGGATGATGGTAATAATCCGGTGCCCGGATACTGCGGAGAGGAGCATAAATATGTCTGTCACGGTCATAAAGGGGAAAGGTAA
- a CDS encoding putative zinc-binding protein produces MSELIVVTCSGISNTGRLTGQAVNAFMQRHPGVFERHIPAADISDGLSSDSEVVVIEGCPDCCSCKKLNALGVLPVLHITATDLGIEKRGVDEPAFAEIEILSSELRKALKRL; encoded by the coding sequence ATGAGTGAGTTAATCGTTGTAACCTGCAGCGGGATCTCAAATACCGGCAGGCTTACGGGTCAGGCGGTGAATGCTTTTATGCAGAGGCATCCCGGGGTTTTTGAGAGGCATATCCCCGCAGCAGATATCTCTGATGGGTTATCTTCAGATTCAGAGGTTGTTGTCATTGAGGGATGTCCGGACTGCTGTTCATGTAAGAAATTAAATGCACTCGGTGTTTTGCCTGTTCTGCATATTACGGCAACAGATCTTGGGATTGAGAAGAGGGGTGTGGATGAGCCTGCTTTTGCTGAGATTGAGATTCTCTCATCTGAGCTTAGAAAAGCTCTTAAAAGACTTTGA
- a CDS encoding arsenate reductase ArsC has translation MAKKKVLFVCTHNSARSQMAEGYLNARFGEIFEAFSAGTEVTSVNPYAIRAMDEIGIDISRQWSKKLDEFFGVEMDLLVTVCDSAKGACPMFPWAKEKIHAGFSDPSAASGSDAEVMEVFRGIRDEVTGFIDEKFGDRI, from the coding sequence ATGGCTAAGAAGAAGGTTTTGTTTGTGTGCACTCATAACAGTGCAAGGTCGCAGATGGCTGAAGGGTATCTGAATGCCCGTTTTGGGGAGATATTTGAGGCTTTTTCAGCCGGAACTGAGGTTACGTCTGTTAATCCTTATGCGATAAGGGCTATGGATGAGATCGGTATTGATATCTCCAGGCAGTGGTCCAAAAAGCTTGATGAGTTTTTTGGTGTTGAGATGGACCTCCTGGTAACTGTATGTGACAGTGCAAAAGGTGCCTGTCCTATGTTTCCCTGGGCGAAGGAGAAGATTCATGCCGGTTTTTCCGATCCGTCCGCTGCATCCGGCAGTGATGCAGAGGTTATGGAGGTTTTCAGGGGGATAAGGGATGAGGTCACCGGTTTTATTGATGAAAAATTTGGTGACAGGATATGA
- a CDS encoding aromatic aminobenezylarsenical efflux permease ArsG family transporter: METMGMSGIPVIAAFFIGLMTAFSPCPLATNMAAIAYISGKGEKFVRTLSAGILYAGGRALGYILVAAAVLWLELGVAPVSAFLRNYGEMLLGPFLLIIGIIILKEISFDSFGFLNGDYSGRLKMWLFDRGLFGSFGLGFVFAVAFCPFSAALFFGMLIPLAANNSDPLIIPASFALATAFPVILVSLLIAGGMKGAVRFMNRVNKADSYIRTAAAYVFIAGGIFYTGIWIKGLVL, from the coding sequence ATGGAAACTATGGGAATGAGCGGCATTCCCGTTATTGCAGCCTTTTTTATAGGGCTGATGACTGCATTCAGTCCGTGCCCGCTTGCGACAAATATGGCGGCCATTGCATATATCTCCGGGAAGGGTGAGAAATTTGTGAGGACTTTGTCAGCCGGAATTCTGTACGCGGGCGGCAGGGCTTTGGGCTATATCCTTGTTGCAGCGGCTGTTTTGTGGCTGGAACTTGGTGTTGCTCCTGTATCTGCATTTCTCAGGAATTACGGTGAGATGCTTCTTGGGCCGTTTTTGCTGATTATAGGAATTATTATCCTAAAGGAGATCTCTTTTGATTCTTTCGGGTTTTTGAATGGTGATTATTCCGGCAGGCTTAAAATGTGGCTCTTTGATCGGGGTCTTTTTGGAAGTTTTGGGCTGGGGTTTGTATTTGCTGTTGCATTCTGCCCTTTCAGTGCGGCACTTTTCTTTGGGATGTTAATTCCGTTAGCGGCCAATAACTCCGATCCTCTGATAATTCCGGCATCTTTTGCTCTTGCAACGGCATTTCCTGTAATTCTTGTCTCTCTGCTTATTGCGGGAGGGATGAAAGGGGCTGTCAGGTTTATGAACCGGGTGAATAAGGCTGATTCATATATCAGGACTGCTGCGGCTTATGTCTTCATTGCCGGCGGAATTTTCTATACCGGAATCTGGATTAAAGGTCTGGTTTTATGA